A window of Castanea sativa cultivar Marrone di Chiusa Pesio chromosome 1, ASM4071231v1 contains these coding sequences:
- the LOC142609597 gene encoding putative protein phosphatase 2C 8 isoform X2, with translation MDSISCHVYTPKQSHSSTYSVHLKKNPTSPVKRPPSNDNRWRASKRSLHPTARIALIPFLFKFESTPHLKASFGLLAVKKRKQSHNVKMDKFIQKRRKREPKAKNGVVKLNSELFSGSISVIGRQRVMEDAVRVVHEFVSVAGNPYDFFGVYDGHGGARVASACKERMHALLEKEVEEEEGGGAVVEWEKVMRSCFRKMDEEVRTGACGGGGGGGAKAEMVGSTAVVVVVGKEEVVVANCGDSRAVLCRGGVAVPLSRDHKTYQGRG, from the exons ATGGACTCGATTTCATGCCACGTGTACACTCCGAAACAATCACACTCGTCCACGTATTCCGTACAcctgaaaaaaaatccaacctcACCCGTGAAAAGACCGCCGTCTAACGACAACAGGTGGCGCGCATCCAAACGGTCTCTTCATCCAACGGCCCGGATTGCCCTCATTCCCTTCCTCTTTAAATTTGAATCCACACCACACCTAAAGGCTTCGTTTGGATTGCTGgctgtcaaaaaaagaaaacaaagtcaTAATGTGAAAATGGATAAATTTATAcagaagagaagaaagagagaaccGAAGGCCAAAAACGGCGTCGTAAAGCTCAACTCGGAGTTGTTTTCGGGTTCGATATCGGTGATCGGAAGGCAGAGAGTGATGGAGGACGCGGTGAGGGTGGTGCACGAGTTCGTTTCCGTGGCGGGAAACCCGTACGATTTTTTCGGAGTGTACGACGGGCACGGTGGGGCCAGGGTGGCGAGCGCGTGTAAGGAGAGGATGCACGCGCTGCTGGAGAAGGAGGTGGAGGAGGAAGAGGGAGGGGGAGCGGTGGTGGAGTGGGAGAAGGTGATGAGGTCGTGCTTTCGGAAGATGGATGAGGAGGTGAGGACTGGAgcttgtggtggtggtggtggtggtggggcgAAGGCGGAGATGGTTGGGTCCacggcggtggtggtggtggttgggaaGGAGGAGGTAGTGGTGGCTAATTGTGGGGACTCGAGAGCTGTGCTGTGTCGCGGCGGTGTCGCCGTGCCACTGTCACGTGATCATAAG ACATATCAAGGAAGGGGGTGA
- the LOC142609597 gene encoding putative protein phosphatase 2C 8 isoform X1 yields the protein MDKFIQKRRKREPKAKNGVVKLNSELFSGSISVIGRQRVMEDAVRVVHEFVSVAGNPYDFFGVYDGHGGARVASACKERMHALLEKEVEEEEGGGAVVEWEKVMRSCFRKMDEEVRTGACGGGGGGGAKAEMVGSTAVVVVVGKEEVVVANCGDSRAVLCRGGVAVPLSRDHKPDRADEMERVEAAGGRIINWNGSRVLGVLATSRSIGDHYLRPYVISEPEVTVTERTELDDFLVIASDGLWDAVSNEFACEVVRRCLDGQIKRRISEESSESTVGDAAAILAELAMSRGSNDNISVIVVELKKSSYCNSC from the exons ATGGATAAATTTATAcagaagagaagaaagagagaaccGAAGGCCAAAAACGGCGTCGTAAAGCTCAACTCGGAGTTGTTTTCGGGTTCGATATCGGTGATCGGAAGGCAGAGAGTGATGGAGGACGCGGTGAGGGTGGTGCACGAGTTCGTTTCCGTGGCGGGAAACCCGTACGATTTTTTCGGAGTGTACGACGGGCACGGTGGGGCCAGGGTGGCGAGCGCGTGTAAGGAGAGGATGCACGCGCTGCTGGAGAAGGAGGTGGAGGAGGAAGAGGGAGGGGGAGCGGTGGTGGAGTGGGAGAAGGTGATGAGGTCGTGCTTTCGGAAGATGGATGAGGAGGTGAGGACTGGAgcttgtggtggtggtggtggtggtggggcgAAGGCGGAGATGGTTGGGTCCacggcggtggtggtggtggttgggaaGGAGGAGGTAGTGGTGGCTAATTGTGGGGACTCGAGAGCTGTGCTGTGTCGCGGCGGTGTCGCCGTGCCACTGTCACGTGATCATAAG CCGGACAGGGCTGATGAAATGGAGAGAGTGGAAGCAGCAGGAGGAAGGATCATAAACTGGAATGGCTCTCGTGTCCTCGGTGTACTTGCTACTTCAAGATCTATAG GAGATCACTATTTGAGGCCATATGTGATATCCGAACCAGAGGTCACTGTCACAGAGCGAACTGAGTTAGATGACTTCCTTGTAATAGCCAGTGATGGTCTATGGGATGCTGTCTCAAACGAGTTTGCCTGTGAGGTCGTAAGAAGATGTCTTGATGGCCAAATCAAGCGGAGGATTTCAGAGGAGTCGAGTGAAAGTACTGTTGGAGATGCTGCGGCAATTCTAGCAGAGCTGGCAATGTCTCGGGGGAGCAATGACAATATCAGTGTCATAGTGGTGGAGTTGAAGAAGTCGAGCTACTGCAATTCTTGTTAA